In Nitrospira sp., a genomic segment contains:
- a CDS encoding ABC transporter ATP-binding protein, which produces MASLIVCEDVWKIYRVGDVEVQALREINLTIDRSEFVAVMGTSGSGKSTLMNVLGCLDQPTRGRYELDGLDIASAKPDLLAELRNRQIGFVFQNFNLIPRTSALENAQLPLFYRGLSIKEQRQRAAAALQRVGLAGREQHYPSQLSGGQQQRVAIARALVGAPSILFADEPTGNLDTTSSREIMDILEELNRADGITIILVTHEPDIAAYASRELTMKDGQIVEDVRRASHQSVVT; this is translated from the coding sequence ATGGCTTCCCTGATCGTCTGCGAGGATGTGTGGAAGATCTATCGCGTCGGCGACGTGGAGGTGCAGGCGCTACGAGAGATCAATCTCACGATCGACCGCAGTGAGTTTGTCGCGGTGATGGGCACCTCAGGATCCGGCAAATCCACCTTGATGAATGTGCTTGGCTGCCTGGACCAGCCTACCCGAGGACGCTATGAACTGGACGGGTTGGACATTGCCAGCGCCAAGCCCGATCTGTTGGCCGAATTGCGCAACCGGCAGATCGGCTTTGTCTTTCAAAATTTCAATCTGATTCCCAGGACCAGCGCGCTGGAAAATGCGCAACTCCCCCTGTTTTACCGTGGACTCTCGATTAAGGAACAACGCCAACGGGCCGCCGCCGCCCTGCAGCGTGTGGGGTTGGCGGGGCGTGAGCAGCACTATCCGTCTCAACTCTCCGGCGGTCAACAGCAGCGGGTGGCCATCGCGCGGGCGCTAGTCGGGGCGCCATCGATTCTGTTTGCCGATGAACCGACTGGAAACCTCGATACCACATCCAGCCGTGAAATCATGGATATTCTCGAAGAACTCAACCGTGCGGACGGCATTACGATCATCTTGGTCACGCATGAGCCGGACATCGCTGCCTACGCCAGCAGAGAGCTGACGATGAAAGACGGGCAGATCGTGGAGGATGTTCGGCGCGCGTCTCATCAGTCCGTTGTCACCTAG
- a CDS encoding efflux RND transporter periplasmic adaptor subunit encodes MRRVTVIVAVLALGLAIGGYVFFNGERKVPLRYRTVAVERGTVVSLVTATGTINPITTIQVGSQVSGMIESLHADFNSRVKAKQVVARIDPFPYQARRDQAAASLANAKAAWEKARIDLAQRRRELERAKSLIGQQFISQNEVDVALTASEGALAQLKVTEAAVKQAEAMLQAAELDLKYTVIRSPVDGVVISRQVEVGQRISASFSIPTLFLIAEDVTKMQVDTNVSEADIGGIVEGKAATFTVDAYPAEPFRGRVRQVRNAPINIQNVVTYDVVVEFENPDFRLKPGMTANVSIVLDTREQVLKVPNAALRFTPPKAVREEPTGAAGDRPTAGAGSAEPSSRRWGVWKLNAEHDLERVPVVMGISDRAYVEISAEGIQEGDQVVVGIDAPRGERKGAELPPGFGNGQQRGARRDRGL; translated from the coding sequence ATGCGCCGTGTGACTGTGATCGTCGCTGTGCTCGCGCTCGGCCTCGCGATAGGCGGCTACGTATTTTTCAACGGCGAGCGAAAAGTGCCCCTGCGGTACCGAACGGTCGCCGTGGAGCGCGGGACGGTCGTCTCGCTCGTGACTGCAACGGGCACGATTAACCCCATCACGACCATACAGGTCGGGAGCCAGGTATCGGGCATGATCGAGAGTCTCCACGCGGATTTCAATTCGCGGGTCAAGGCCAAGCAGGTTGTTGCGCGCATCGATCCGTTTCCCTATCAGGCCCGGCGCGATCAAGCGGCGGCCAGTCTCGCCAATGCCAAGGCCGCATGGGAAAAGGCGCGGATCGATCTCGCGCAACGGCGACGCGAGCTGGAGCGAGCCAAGTCGCTCATCGGGCAACAGTTCATTTCCCAGAATGAAGTCGATGTCGCCCTGACGGCTTCGGAAGGGGCCTTGGCGCAGCTGAAGGTGACAGAAGCTGCCGTCAAGCAGGCCGAAGCGATGCTGCAAGCGGCCGAGCTGGATCTCAAGTACACCGTGATCCGCTCACCGGTCGACGGAGTGGTGATCTCCAGGCAAGTCGAGGTCGGCCAGCGCATTTCCGCCAGCTTTTCTATTCCCACCCTGTTTTTGATCGCCGAAGACGTCACGAAAATGCAGGTCGATACGAATGTCAGTGAGGCAGACATCGGGGGCATTGTCGAAGGGAAGGCCGCGACGTTCACCGTGGATGCCTATCCCGCCGAGCCGTTTCGGGGACGGGTGCGGCAGGTGCGGAATGCGCCGATCAATATTCAGAACGTCGTGACGTACGACGTCGTGGTCGAGTTTGAGAATCCGGACTTTCGTTTGAAGCCTGGAATGACGGCGAATGTGTCCATTGTTCTCGATACCAGGGAGCAGGTTTTGAAAGTCCCGAATGCTGCGTTACGGTTTACGCCCCCCAAAGCGGTTCGCGAAGAACCAACCGGTGCTGCGGGAGACAGGCCCACCGCCGGCGCTGGTTCTGCCGAACCGTCCTCCCGCCGATGGGGCGTCTGGAAGCTCAATGCAGAGCATGACCTGGAGCGAGTCCCCGTGGTGATGGGCATTTCCGACCGGGCGTATGTGGAAATTTCGGCGGAGGGCATTCAGGAAGGGGATCAAGTTGTGGTGGGGATCGACGCCCCGCGTGGCGAGCGCAAGGGGGCGGAACTGCCGCCGGGGTTCGGCAACGGACAACAGCGTGGTGCGCGCCGCGATCGTGGATTGTAA
- the lspA gene encoding signal peptidase II produces the protein MSPSIRYLLLGLLSFSIVVLDQITKVSVMESMRLHESIPVITNLFSITYIRNPGAAFGFLSSSSSSFRFVFFGLTSVFAVGLLGMIMVRMPKDDWMGRLSVAGILGGAVGNLLDRLRYGEVIDFLDFYINGYHWPAFNVADSAITVGVVFLIFHFATEKDVQDVPVAPENPSS, from the coding sequence ATGAGCCCATCCATCCGGTACCTGCTGCTCGGGCTGCTCAGCTTCTCGATCGTGGTGCTGGATCAGATCACGAAGGTCTCTGTCATGGAGTCCATGCGGCTCCATGAGTCCATTCCCGTCATCACCAACCTGTTCAGCATCACCTATATTCGTAATCCAGGTGCGGCGTTCGGCTTTCTCTCCTCCAGCAGCAGTTCATTCCGGTTTGTGTTTTTCGGACTGACCTCGGTCTTTGCCGTCGGCTTGCTGGGGATGATCATGGTGCGCATGCCGAAAGATGACTGGATGGGGCGGCTCAGTGTCGCGGGGATTCTCGGCGGGGCGGTCGGAAATCTCTTGGATCGCTTGCGGTATGGGGAAGTGATCGACTTCCTAGATTTTTACATCAACGGGTACCATTGGCCGGCGTTTAACGTTGCCGACTCAGCCATTACGGTCGGGGTTGTCTTTCTGATCTTCCACTTTGCGACGGAAAAGGATGTGCAGGACGTTCCGGTCGCTCCGGAAAATCCCTCTTCCTGA
- a CDS encoding undecaprenyl-diphosphate phosphatase, whose product MMNWGPELAVILGIIEGLTEFLPVSSTGHLILVGHALGFTGDIASNVEISIQLGSILAIIAYERAKLASLASHALREQQEFRSLIAGRGTKSWAATIQESVNAQPNLWFVIGLGLAFLPAALVGFLAHKSIKTYLFSPTTVAISLIVGGIIILVVERMQNRVRVKELLQVSPRSALWVGLAQCASLIPGMSRSGSTIVGGLLAGLDRRVATEYSFFLALPTMIIATIYQMLKSQAAFSQNDYIALGIGLVVSFVVAWAVIAAFLTYVQRHSLSVFAYYRMVLGVIVLLVVR is encoded by the coding sequence ATGATGAATTGGGGCCCGGAACTTGCCGTCATTCTCGGCATCATCGAAGGACTGACCGAATTTCTTCCCGTCTCTTCCACTGGCCATTTGATCCTAGTCGGTCACGCCCTCGGATTCACCGGCGACATCGCCTCAAACGTGGAGATCTCAATTCAGTTGGGCTCAATCCTGGCCATCATCGCCTATGAGCGCGCCAAACTCGCTTCGCTGGCCTCGCATGCGTTACGCGAACAACAGGAGTTTCGCTCGCTGATCGCCGGCCGGGGCACGAAATCCTGGGCGGCCACTATTCAAGAATCGGTCAATGCCCAGCCCAACCTCTGGTTTGTGATCGGCTTGGGGCTCGCGTTTTTGCCCGCCGCGCTGGTGGGGTTCCTCGCCCACAAATCGATCAAGACCTATCTGTTTTCGCCAACGACCGTCGCGATTTCTCTGATCGTGGGCGGCATCATCATTCTTGTCGTGGAGCGCATGCAGAACCGCGTGCGTGTGAAGGAACTGCTGCAGGTGTCGCCGCGTTCGGCCCTCTGGGTCGGCCTGGCTCAATGCGCATCCCTGATTCCTGGCATGTCACGCTCCGGCTCCACGATCGTCGGCGGCCTGCTGGCCGGATTGGACCGGCGTGTGGCGACGGAATACTCTTTTTTTCTGGCCCTGCCAACCATGATCATCGCCACGATCTATCAAATGCTGAAGTCGCAAGCCGCCTTCTCGCAGAACGACTATATCGCGCTTGGAATCGGCCTGGTGGTGTCATTCGTGGTGGCCTGGGCCGTCATCGCGGCATTTTTGACTTATGTGCAGCGCCACAGCCTCAGCGTCTTCGCCTACTACCGCATGGTGCTGGGCGTCATCGTGCTCTTAGTGGTGCGCTAA
- a CDS encoding DUF2024 family protein yields MGDQMESIHVYDTWVKGKNGKLHFDVMTTSQEKALTLAKQYLVGIGEREAVVTVKECQFCHSEPLAMFSVEQQRQFREQGGFIITLPV; encoded by the coding sequence ATGGGAGATCAGATGGAGAGCATTCACGTCTACGATACCTGGGTCAAGGGAAAGAACGGCAAGCTGCACTTCGATGTGATGACGACGAGTCAAGAGAAGGCCCTCACGCTGGCCAAGCAATACCTGGTAGGCATCGGCGAACGAGAGGCCGTGGTGACAGTGAAAGAATGCCAGTTCTGCCACAGCGAACCACTCGCGATGTTTTCCGTGGAACAGCAGCGCCAGTTTCGTGAGCAAGGCGGGTTCATCATTACGCTGCCGGTCTGA